In Fodinibius saliphilus, a genomic segment contains:
- a CDS encoding glutaminase yields the protein MDYQHIIDNISKEILSTSSRGEVASYIPELSNVSPDKFGIHLTTLSGNDFSYGDNLDRFSIQSISKVLTLTLAFKLKGTSMWTRLGVEPSGNPFNSLVQLEYENGIPRNPLINSGALVISDILITELENPKKDFLEFVRSISGNSSISYNQKIAESENKHGHRNAALVNLMKSFENINNNVDEVLDFYYHQCSLEMNCKELAHIFLLYANRGISPYTGKELISASKAKRINAIMQTCGFYDQSGDFTFKVGLPGKSGVGGGIGAVNPGVYSIAVWSPPLNKKGNSVRGINFLEQLTTDTQSSIF from the coding sequence ATGGATTACCAACATATTATTGACAATATTTCAAAAGAAATACTCAGCACATCCTCTCGGGGAGAAGTTGCATCTTATATCCCTGAACTCTCGAATGTATCTCCTGATAAATTCGGTATTCACTTAACAACACTATCCGGAAATGATTTTTCTTATGGTGATAACCTAGATCGATTCTCCATACAAAGCATATCAAAAGTTCTCACACTTACCTTAGCTTTTAAACTTAAAGGTACTAGCATGTGGACACGTCTTGGGGTAGAACCTTCGGGCAATCCCTTTAATTCGTTGGTACAATTGGAATATGAAAATGGAATTCCTCGTAATCCGCTTATCAATTCTGGGGCCCTCGTTATTTCGGATATATTGATTACGGAGCTTGAGAATCCCAAGAAAGATTTCTTAGAATTTGTTCGCTCGATTTCGGGGAATAGTTCAATAAGCTACAATCAAAAAATAGCAGAGTCAGAAAACAAACATGGCCATCGAAATGCTGCTTTAGTAAACCTCATGAAGTCGTTTGAAAACATTAATAATAATGTTGATGAAGTTCTCGATTTCTATTACCACCAGTGTTCTTTGGAGATGAACTGTAAGGAATTAGCTCATATTTTTTTACTCTATGCAAACCGAGGCATCTCCCCCTATACGGGAAAAGAACTTATCTCTGCCAGCAAAGCCAAACGTATTAATGCTATAATGCAGACTTGTGGCTTTTATGACCAATCAGGAGACTTTACTTTTAAAGTGGGGCTGCCCGGTAAAAGTGGAGTTGGCGGAGGTATCGGCGCTGTTAACCCGGGAGTTTATAGTATTGCTGTATGGAGCCCCCCACTAAATAAAAAGGGAAATTCTGTTCGAGGTATTAATTTTTTAGAACAACTAACCACAGACACCCAATCTTCTATATTTTAA
- a CDS encoding TonB-dependent receptor, whose translation MQESQILGKVLSPNGEPLTGITVQIKGTTKGDATDQKGTFKISGLITGKYTVVASAIGYISEQRVLTLQSGESRHIEITLSEDTLQLDEVVVQGKSETKIKREEAFNIASISAKSLKNTSSNLDEVLNTNPGIHIRKKGGLGSDFNLSLNGLSGRQVRFFMDGLPIENYGRTFGINNIPVNLIERVEVYKGVVPVYLGGDALGGAVNLVTEQSPQHYLDASYSAGSFNTHKLALDGQYVDSATGFVLKANGFYNYSDNNYTIDVRIPDPQTGTYGEEQEVERFHDAYKSRMLKLETGFRDLSFADKLLVGFSMADSYDEVQHGISMDRVFGRVHTTGNTKVGSLTYRKELGKLNIKVFGSYLNGKSGVVDTSAVSYNWLGEYEQKNNQNIAESSWDKTLFTYSDEALQSNINLRYQFNERHEAVLNYTQSYISREGSDPISTSPVAFADPNTLGKQIISGSYKVSLFDDRWAATVFSKLYFFNSRVVGVDWDDTITEYTTDIFKPGYGVATTYHPWEGVQLKASFEKTYRFPDGYEVFGDGLLLLSNPQLSPENSNNFNLGAQFDHYLGNHHLMVETNLFLRDAEDLIRIEATGLTSRYVNQRKVLSSGVELGIRYEYKRLLFADFNLTYQDIRNNSKYENGRKSHVYSDRIPNIPYLMSSQSLGLKVDDFLVARDRLSLTWRGHFVEEYYLKWPSLGSAGKKHIIPQQYLQSIQLGYSLDNRTYNISLECSNITDTEAYDHFRLQKPGRAFQIKFRYLFN comes from the coding sequence ATGCAAGAATCCCAGATTTTAGGGAAGGTTTTAAGTCCTAATGGTGAGCCGTTGACTGGCATTACGGTACAAATAAAAGGAACAACCAAGGGTGACGCGACAGACCAAAAGGGTACATTTAAAATTAGTGGTTTAATAACGGGTAAATATACTGTTGTTGCTTCGGCTATCGGGTACATCTCAGAACAACGTGTGTTGACACTTCAATCAGGGGAAAGCCGACATATTGAGATTACATTATCTGAAGATACCTTGCAGCTGGATGAGGTAGTGGTACAAGGTAAATCAGAGACAAAAATAAAGCGGGAAGAGGCTTTTAATATTGCTTCTATCAGTGCAAAATCACTTAAAAATACGAGCTCCAACCTGGATGAAGTACTGAATACCAATCCGGGTATACATATTCGTAAAAAAGGGGGGCTGGGGTCTGATTTTAATTTATCTCTAAATGGATTATCAGGCAGACAAGTACGCTTTTTTATGGATGGGCTGCCTATAGAAAATTATGGGCGGACCTTTGGTATCAATAATATTCCGGTTAACCTGATTGAACGAGTAGAGGTCTATAAAGGGGTAGTCCCGGTATATCTTGGAGGTGATGCTTTGGGGGGAGCAGTCAACTTGGTAACGGAACAGTCGCCCCAGCATTATCTGGATGCCTCATATTCTGCAGGTTCATTCAACACTCATAAACTGGCTTTAGATGGACAGTATGTAGATTCGGCTACCGGTTTTGTACTGAAGGCAAATGGTTTTTATAACTATTCTGATAACAATTACACCATTGATGTACGGATACCGGATCCTCAGACGGGAACATATGGTGAAGAACAAGAAGTGGAGCGTTTCCATGATGCCTATAAATCGCGAATGCTCAAGCTGGAAACGGGTTTCAGGGATCTTTCTTTTGCTGATAAATTGCTGGTCGGTTTTTCAATGGCTGACAGTTATGATGAGGTACAGCACGGAATAAGTATGGATCGGGTGTTTGGACGTGTCCACACCACTGGCAATACCAAAGTGGGATCGCTGACCTACCGTAAAGAGCTTGGTAAGTTGAATATCAAAGTTTTTGGGTCTTACCTAAATGGTAAGTCGGGCGTGGTGGATACCAGTGCCGTATCTTATAACTGGCTGGGTGAATATGAGCAAAAGAACAACCAGAATATAGCCGAATCGAGCTGGGATAAAACCTTATTTACTTATAGCGATGAGGCCTTACAGAGTAATATTAATTTACGATATCAGTTTAATGAAAGGCATGAAGCCGTTCTAAACTATACCCAGAGTTATATAAGCCGCGAAGGTAGTGATCCAATAAGTACAAGTCCTGTTGCCTTTGCTGATCCCAATACCCTTGGTAAGCAAATAATTTCTGGCAGTTATAAGGTAAGTTTATTTGACGACCGATGGGCGGCTACGGTTTTTTCCAAACTTTACTTTTTTAATTCCCGTGTTGTAGGAGTCGACTGGGACGATACCATTACTGAGTATACTACCGATATTTTTAAGCCTGGTTATGGAGTGGCTACCACTTATCATCCGTGGGAGGGCGTACAACTAAAAGCCTCTTTTGAAAAAACATATCGTTTCCCGGATGGCTATGAAGTTTTTGGTGATGGTTTGTTGCTGCTTTCAAATCCCCAGTTATCGCCTGAAAATAGTAATAATTTTAACTTGGGAGCACAGTTTGACCACTATCTTGGCAACCATCACCTCATGGTTGAAACAAATCTCTTCTTGCGAGATGCAGAAGATCTTATACGCATTGAAGCCACAGGTCTAACCAGCCGGTATGTGAACCAACGGAAAGTGCTTAGTTCCGGTGTTGAGCTGGGAATACGATATGAGTATAAACGACTTTTATTTGCCGATTTCAATTTGACGTATCAAGATATACGCAACAATTCGAAATATGAAAATGGCCGGAAAAGTCATGTTTATAGTGACAGAATACCCAATATCCCATATTTAATGAGCAGCCAGAGCCTTGGGCTAAAGGTAGATGATTTTTTAGTTGCTCGTGATCGGCTGTCACTGACCTGGAGGGGGCACTTTGTAGAGGAGTATTATCTTAAATGGCCCAGTTTAGGATCAGCGGGCAAAAAGCACATTATTCCACAACAATATTTACAAAGTATACAGCTGGGATACTCACTTGATAACAGGACATATAATATCAGTCTGGAGTGTTCCAATATTACTGATACCGAGGCGTATGATCATTTTCGCCTCCAAAAGCCGGGAAGAGCTTTTCAAATCAAATTTCGATATCTCTTTAACTAA